In Manis pentadactyla isolate mManPen7 chromosome 18, mManPen7.hap1, whole genome shotgun sequence, the genomic window GAACAGAGGAAGGACAGGAGTGCAGTGAAGTTAAGGGCTAGCAATTTTAAAAGCTGTCAGCCCAGCTACCCTCCACCCTGACATTATCATCTACGGAAGAAGGTAACTGATCGGGTGGATCGGTTGGTGGGTAACTGATCACAGGAATAAGGCACCTCGAGTAGATCTgaagagggctgtgcaacagatcTACTGCCGTCGTGCAAAAGCCGTAAAGGCACACATGCCCACAGGTTACTGTATATTAGTGTTCATTTGTTAGggcctttttcaatttttttctttaagtttttattcattcagcaaacactaagctcctactatgtgcataagagatgctcaataaatttaAGGGGCAGGGAAAATACTCAGAATTCAGGAGTCACTCCAGCCCTCTCAAGAACATCTCTAAATCTTGATGCTCTCCCCTTCTCCACTCCTGGCCCCGCCTCTGCTCACACCACAGGTCACTAAGTGCCCGCATGAATGAGTCCTTAAGCACAGTGCAACACGGTCTGTGCCTAACACCAACGTTCATTCTCTAAGAGGGTGTCTTTTAAAGCAGGTATGCGTCTTCGGCCTGAGAACCCCTCAGCACGTCTTCAGCTTCATCTGAGGATACGCCACAATGATGATGCCTACTACAGAGGACACAAGGCCTCCAAGTCCAATGATGCCAGGGTTGGACTTACAGATCCCCAACTGGTCCAAAGGGTTCAGGATATCACAGCAATTCTTCACCGTGTCCAGGAGCAAGGGAGGGTGATTCTTCAGAGATCGGAataagagaaggagaaaggattGGAGCCATTCTGTTTCCTCATCGGCCACACTGTACCCAAGAGGATCCTGGGATGGTGATTTCTCCCTCTTTGCCCTGTCGTGTGCAACCTGTTCCATCTGCAAGGAGACTTCATAGAGATCCCTTACCAGGCTCAGCAGGACAGTATAGTAGTAATGGCGGGCAGCCCACATTCGCCATTTCTCTTTGTTAATGCCAGGGGCGAGCCCTACGCTTCTCACCCAGAGGATGGTGTCACAGATGGAATAAATCACACGGTTCAGGTTGGCTAATGTTAGGCATAAGCAGGGTACCAAGTCAGTGGCATGAATGCTCTGCTGAGTCGCCTGTACAGCATGTACCACATTGCCTAGTCTGAACCCTGCAAGAAGAACCCACAACAGTTATTTAATTAATATGTAATAAGAAGGCAGAATCCCTGTATCAGAGTGAAGGGCCAGCACTGGTTTTTAATGACTGACTGTCATCTGTCTTTGCTCAAGAAAGGAGAAGGACTTTACACCCTGTTAAGGACCCCTAAAACAATCCCGGCAGGCACAAAAAGACTGTGACGGTTCAAATTTATTGCCTCCCTGTCAGC contains:
- the PEX11A gene encoding peroxisomal membrane protein 11A isoform X1 gives rise to the protein MDVFTRFANQTQGRDHLFRATQCTCMLLRYLLEPKAGKEKVVMKLKKLESSVSTGRKWFRLGNVVHAVQATQQSIHATDLVPCLCLTLANLNRVIYSICDTILWVRSVGLAPGINKEKWRMWAARHYYYTVLLSLVRDLYEVSLQMEQVAHDRAKREKSPSQDPLGYSVADEETEWLQSFLLLLFRSLKNHPPLLLDTVKNCCDILNPLDQLGICKSNPGIIGLGGLVSSVVGIIIVAYPQMKLKTC
- the PEX11A gene encoding peroxisomal membrane protein 11A isoform X2; its protein translation is MLLRYLLEPKAGKEKVVMKLKKLESSVSTGRKWFRLGNVVHAVQATQQSIHATDLVPCLCLTLANLNRVIYSICDTILWVRSVGLAPGINKEKWRMWAARHYYYTVLLSLVRDLYEVSLQMEQVAHDRAKREKSPSQDPLGYSVADEETEWLQSFLLLLFRSLKNHPPLLLDTVKNCCDILNPLDQLGICKSNPGIIGLGGLVSSVVGIIIVAYPQMKLKTC
- the PEX11A gene encoding peroxisomal membrane protein 11A isoform X3, which translates into the protein MWAARHYYYTVLLSLVRDLYEVSLQMEQVAHDRAKREKSPSQDPLGYSVADEETEWLQSFLLLLFRSLKNHPPLLLDTVKNCCDILNPLDQLGICKSNPGIIGLGGLVSSVVGIIIVAYPQMKLKTC